Proteins encoded together in one Branchiostoma floridae strain S238N-H82 chromosome 18, Bfl_VNyyK, whole genome shotgun sequence window:
- the LOC118405637 gene encoding N(G),N(G)-dimethylarginine dimethylaminohydrolase 1-like codes for MADIWNFPEFTRAVVREVSDNVNNATRSPISTEDIDLDKCRAEWELYVQTLRDLGLDVTVIPQDPSLPDCMFVEDSCIVVGDTALITRPACGPRQGETAIMEEIMANLGLKVKVVESDTATLEGGDVIFTGKEIFCGDSVLSNEEGFAILQETFPDYPCHSIFVEYPEFHLKGYMALAAPGVIATCDNEWGHPGWKDICDTSNYTYKPLWIPDDFGNNCMFINGNIIHTTDDQKPDTYAVFKKQMADYNLIAMPTEEVSKVDAALTCQSILF; via the exons ATGGCGGACATCTGGAACTTTCCCGAGTTCACACGGGCAGTCGTGCGAGAGGTTTCAGATAACGTCAACAACGCAACGCGAAGCCCGATTTCCACGGAAGACATTGACCTGGACAAGTGCCGGGCTGAGTGGGAACTCTACGTGCAG ACGCTACGGGACCTGGGTCTGGACGTGACGGTGATTCCGCAAGACCCCAGCCTGCCCGACTGCATGTTCGTGGAAGATTCATGCATCGTGGTTGGAGACACGGCGCTCATCACGAGGCCCGCATGCGGACCCAGGCAGGGGGAG ACAGCGATAATGGAAGAGATCATGGCGAATCTCGGGCTAAAAGTAAAAGTGGTAGAAAGTGATACAGCCACCCTGGAAGGCGGTGACGTCATTTTTACAG GCAAGGAGATATTCTGCGGCGATTCGGTGTTGAGTAACGAGGAGGGGTTCGCCATCTTGCAGGAGACTTTCCCTGACTACCCGTGCCACTCCATCTTTGTGGAGTATCCGGAGTTCCATCTGAAGGGGTACATGGCGCTGGCTGCTCCGGGGGTGATCGCCACGTGTGATAATGAGTGGGGGCATCCTGGCTGGAAG GACATCTGCGACACCTCCAACTACACTTACAAGCCCCTTTGGATTCCTGACGACTTTGGTAACAACTGCATGTTCATCAACGGCAACATCATACACACTACAGATGACCAGAAGCCGGACACTTATGCG GTGTTCAAGAAACAGATGGCTGACTACAACCTGATCGCCATGCCGACGGAGGAGGTCAGCAAGGTTGACGCAGCCCTGACGTGCCAGTCTATCCTGTTCTGA